The window CTCGCGGACATATGTGTATGAGACACCTGAGGTGATGATACCGATGTCTCCGGATCCCTCGATGAAATTGAATCTGGATTTCTCGGAGAGCTCCTGTGCCTTCTTGTAGAGGTCAAGCAGCCTGACCCTGTTCTGTTTTGCATAAGCGGGGATGTTCACGAACCTGGCGACATCCCTGTCGAAGTGTCCGACGGTCTTGGGATCCGCCTTCTTTCCAAGCTCCACGACACCGCGGGCATGGTTGACCCTGGTGGTGGTCCTGAAGATCAGGGGCAGCGTGAGCTCCTCCGATACGGCGTAGGCCTCGGGGATCATGTCCTTTGCCTCCTGAGGCGTGGACGGCTCCATCATGGGGAGCAGTGCCAAAGTGGAATAGTAACGGTTGTCCTGCTCGTTCTGGGAACTGTGACACGAAGGGTCGTCGGCGGACATGATAAGCATGCCTCCCCTTACACCCGCATAGGCGAGCGTCATCATGGGATCGGCGGCGACGTTGAGTCCGACGTGCTTCATGAACACGAACGACCTGACACCCGAGGATGCGGCCGCAGCGGACACCTCCATGGCGACCTTCTCGTTCGTGGAGAACTCGAAGTACATGCCTGCATCCGCGGAGATCTTCTCCAGGATGTTTCCGACTTCAGACGACGGAGTGCCGGGATATGTGGATGCGAATCCGGTACCGGCCTCGATAAGACCTCTGGTTATGGCCTCGTTCCCTAGGAGGAGCTGCTTTCCTCCCTCAGCTAATAGATTTGGCATAGGAGCACCTTACTGCCAACGCTATCTGCTATCTGCATAATAAAAGGATGGCAATCTATATGTGGCTGGAAAAGATAATCGGGTCGGAGCGAGGGTTGCCGAGCTAGGTCAAAGACGCAGGACTTAGGATCCTGTCCTTAGTGGTTCAAGGGTTCGAATCCCTTCCCTCGCACCTCCTGTCTAACTCGGCTTTTGACATCAGGATGCGAATCCTGAGTGCGATTTCTCGAACCTGTGGATGATATCAACGACCTCTTCCCTGGTAGGTGCGCCCTGCATATAGAGGCAGTCATACCAGTATCCATCGGATTTGGCCCTGAATCTCGGATCGTTACATCCGTTGCGGATGTAGAAATTGATCCTTCTCATACGCATATCAATATTGTCCGCCTTCGGTTCCAGCGATTCGACCAACAGGAATATCTTCTTTCCCTGATGGAAGGAGCGGAACGCGTCCAATATCTTCTTACCATATCCTTTGCCACGCACTGACGGCATAGTGGCGAAATAACCCAGGTAAACCATGTCATTGTGGACATATTCATAGGTGAATCCTACAAAGACATCTCCGTCAAAGTACTCTCTTATGGTAGCACCATTGACCATTGCCCTTTCCAGATTCTTCTCCGGAATCCTCTCGAAGTGCGGGAATGCACAGTTGTAGAGGCTCCTTACTTCATCGCTTATCTTTCCGACTTTCACTGACTTTAGTTTCATACCCATATCCCAGCTTTGGTGCTGATCTCTTTGTTTACCCTTGTTGATGTACGGAGATCGATGCAATCAGCCACTATCGGTTCGCACATCGGGCGTTGGCGTTTACGGTCGATTGACCTGATGTACAGTAGAAGAATGCGGTTAATCGGCATCAGCGCGTACGATGATGCGTAACCTAGCGAATGGCATCTTGCCTTTCGCCCTCGAAAGGATTGTTTTCCGAAGTTAGGGTTCCGACCCTTAAGACAGAATAACAACGCAGACCTTACTTCAAGGTCTTGCTTACATTCCCAAGTACAATAGCACATTGATTGGAATCTATATAATGATTACTTAAAAGCAGTTTGGAAAAACTTATAAAAAGAATGTGAAAAAATGTATATTAACATTCAATTTATGATAAAGATTTATCCCCGCCTGAGAACGGCGGGGAAGTATAGTTTCAGTTCACGAGCCTGTGGAACTCGGTGAGGCTCCTGACGCCGGTCTTGCCTTCCCTGGCCACCTTGATGGCGCCGACGGTCATGGCGGCACCCTGTATGGTGGTGACGATGGGGATCTGCAGCTCGACGGCCAGTCTCCTCATGGAAGCTCCGTCCCTGATGGCACCGGACTTCTGTACGGGAGTGTTGATGATCATCTGGATCTTGCCCTCCCTCATGGCGCTCATGGCGTTGGGGGCCATGTTCTCGCTGACCTTGTACAGCGTAGCAACCGGCACACCGTGGTCGATGAGGTACTTGGCGGTACCCGTGGTGGCGTAGATGGTGAATCCCATCTCGTCGAGCTCCTTGGCCATGGGCAGGATCTTCTCCTTGTCGTTGTCGTTGACGGTGATGTAGACTCCGCCGGACTCGACAGGGTAGTTGCATCCTGCCGCGACCTGTGCCTTGTAACATGCGGCATAGAAGTTCTCGTCGATTCCCATGACCTCTCCGGTGGACTTCATCTCGGGTGTGAGGATGGTGTCGACACCGGGCAGTTTGAGGAACGGGAAGACGACCTCCTTGACAGCGTAGTGGTCCAGCTGCTTGTAGCCGGTCAGTCCGAAGTCCTTGAGCTTCTTTCCGAGCATGATCTTGGTGGCGATCTTGGCCATCTGGATGCCTGTGGCCTTCGAGATGAAGGGAACGGTCCTGGATGCCCTGGGGTTGGCCTCGATCATGTAGATCTCGTCGCCCTTGACCGCGAGCTGGAGATTCATGAGACCCTTGATATGCAGTGCGATGGCGACCCTCTTGGTGATGTCCAGGATCCTGTCGACGATGTCCTTTCCGATGACCCTCGGAGGCATGACCATGGTGGCGTCTCCGGAGTGGCATCCGGCGTACTCGACGTGCTCCAGGATTCCTCCCACATACACGTCCTCTCCGTCGGACACGCAGTCGACATCGATCTCGATGGCGTCCGTGAGGTACTTGTCGATGAGGATCGGGTGGTTCCTGGAGACCTTTACGGCGCTCTCGACGTATGTCTTCAAGTCCTCTACCGAGTAGACGATCTCCATCGCCCTTCCTCCGAGGACGTACGAGGGCCTGACGATGACCGGATATCCGATGTCGCCGGCGATCTGCTTGGCCTCCTCGAAGGAGTAACCGGTTCCGGATGCGGGCTGCTTGATCTTCAAGTCGTCCATGAGCTTGGAGAACCTGCGCCTGTCCTCTGCGACATCCATGTCGTCAGGGGTGGTTCCGAGGATCTTGGTCTTGGTACCCTTGAGTGCCTTCTCCAGGTCGACCGCAAGGTTGACCGAGGTCTGTCCTCCGTACTGGCAGATGACACCGTCGGCATCCTCCGCCTCGATTACGTTCAAGACATCGCTGAGGGCGAGGGGCTCGAAGTACAGCCTGTCCGACATGTCGAAGTCGGTGGAGACGGTCTCGGGGTTGTTGTTGACGATGACCGCATCCACTCCCTCCTCCTGAAGGGCCATGACTCCGTGGACGCAGCAGTAGTCGAACTCGATTCCCTGTCCGATCCTGATGGGTCCGCCTCCGACGATGACCACCTTCTTCTTGTCCTTGACCTGGATGGCCTCGGAGTGCTTGGCATAAGTGGAGTAGAAGTAGGGTGCCTTGGCATCGAACTCCCCTGCGCAAGTGTCGACCATCTTGTAGACGGGGATGATTCCCTGCTTCTTCCTCATGTCGCGGATGTCCATGGAGTCCTTGCCTGCGAGCTCTCCGATGGCCTCGTCGGAGAATCCCATCTCCTTGGCTTCCTTGAGCAGCTCGGGCGTGAGTCCGGCCTTGATCCTGTACTCCATCCTGATGATGTTCTGGAGCTTCCTGATGAAGAACACGTCCCAGTGGGTGAGCTCTGCGATCTTATCCGGGGTCCAGCCTCTCCTGAGGGCCTCTCCCATGACGAAGATGCGCTGGTCGGTGGCGTTCTTGAGCAGGTCCTCGATGTCCTTGTCCAGGACATCGAACCTGTCCAGTCCGTTGACCCCGATCTCGAGGGACCTCAGACCCTTCAGCAGGGCCTCCTCGAAGGTCCTTCCGATGGCCATCGTCTCTCCCGTGGATTTCATCTGGGTTCCGAGGTGCCTGTCCACCGTGCGGAACTTGTCGAAGGGCCACCTGGCGATCTTGAGAACCACGTAGTCGACCGACGGCTCGAAAGCCGACATGGTCGTACCGGTGACCTTGTTGGGGATCTCGTCCAAGGTGTATCCCAGACCGATCTTCATCGATACCCTTGCGATGGGATATCCTGTTGCCTTGGATGCCAGAGCTGATGAACGGGACACACGGGGGTTGACCTCGATGAGCCTGTAATCCCCGTTCTCGGGGTTGAATGCGAACTGGACGTTACATCCTCCCTCGATGTTGAGCTCCCTCATGACCTTGAGTGTGGCGTTCCTGAGCTTCTCGACGTGCTTCTCCGAGAGTGTCAGGATGGGGGCGCAGACGATGCTCTCCCCTGTGTGGATTCCCATGGGGTCGATGTTCTCCATGTTACAGATGATGATGCAGCTGTCGTTGGAATCCCTCATGACCTCGAACTCGATCTCCTTCCATCCGAGGACGGACTCCTCGATGAGGACCTGGTGGATACGGGAGTATGCCAGTCCGTGGGCGGTGATCTCCTTCAGCTCCTCCTCGTCGTAGGCGATTCCTCCGCCGGTTCCTCCGAGGGTGAAAGCTGGCCTTACGAGCACGGGGTACCTTCCGATCATGTTGGCGGCCGCGATGGCCTCCTCTATGGTGTTGACACTTGCGGATTTGGGGACGGGCTCACCGATCTTCATCATCGCCTCCTTGAACAGTTCCCTATCCTCGGACTTGGCGATCGCATCTGGCTGTGTCCCGATGAGGTGGCAGTGGAGCCTGTCAAGGGTCCCGTTCTCGGCGAGTTCGGAACAGATGTTCAGTCCGGTCTGTCCTCCCATTCCGGAGACGACACCGTCGACTCCCTCCTTCTCGATGATCTTTGCAACTGTCTCTGCGTTGAGAGGCTCGATGTAGACCGCATCCGCGGTCTCCGTGTCGGTCTGGATGGTGGCAGGGTTGGAGTTGACCAGGACGGTCTTGTAACCCTCCTCCCTCAGGGCACGGCAGGCCTGCGTTCCTGAGAAGTCGAACTCGGCGGCCTGACCGATGACGATGGGTCCTGAACCTATGACCAGGACCTTCTTGTAATCCTTTCTCATTGGGACACCCCCTTAATGACAGCGAGGAAGTCGTCGAAGAGGAACACCGTGTCGTCTGGACCTGGCTTCCCCTCCGGGTGGTACTCGTATCCGAAGATCGGGTACATCTTGTGCTTGAATCCCTCGATGACGTTGTCATTGAGGTTGGTCTGGGTCACCTCGAGTCCTGCAGCGTCGATGGATTCGGGATCGATGCAGAAGTCCTGTGACTGTGCGGTCATGCAGATCTGACCTTTGATCTTGACCGGCTGGTTGCAGCCGTGGTGGCCGAACTTCATGGGAAGGATCTTCGCGCCGCTTGCGAGGGCTACGATGTCGCACCCCAGGGCGATTCCCATGATCGGCATCTTTCCAAAGAGGGCCTTGACGGTATCCACGGTCTCCTTGAGCTCGTCGGAGCACGGGTTCCCGGGTCCGCTCGAGACTATGAGTCCCTTGGCGCCGGTGGCGAGGATATCCTCGGGTTTGGCGTTGTAAGGGAACCTGATGACGTTGAACCTGTCCGCGAGGACCTCGTAGAGCCCCATCCTGGTACCGCAGTCGATGACTGCGACGCAGACGTCCTTGTGGTTGTTGATCTTCTTGACGTCCTTGGGGGATACGCCGGAGACGGAGGTGTCGATGTCGATCCTCTTGAGTTCGGCGACGACGTTGTCGATATCTGCCCCTTTCCTCACGATCTTTCCCTTCATGGAACCGTTCTTGCGGATCTTCAGGGTGAGCTCGCGGGTGTCGACGCCTGTGAGTCCGACCGCACCCTTCTCGGCCATGAAATCGGCGAGGAGTCCGCCGTGGTAGTACGGCGAGGGCTCGGTGCAGAGCTCCTTGATCACAAGACCGTTGGCATGGATCTTGTCGGATTGGTTGAATTCATCAGCAATTCCGTAGTTTCCCACCAACGGGTAGGTCAGTACAATGATCTGCCCTTTGGATGCGGGATCCGTCAGAGTCTCCTGATATCCGTCGACTCCACCAGTTGAAAACACTACTTCCCCAGCTTTTTCGATGTTGGCACCGAAGAGCTGTCCATCAAATATGGTCCCGTCTTCAAGGACCAAGTAGCCTTCTGTCATCGAATAACAGTTCACCGAAGTACGGTATATAATTCCTTGTTCATCGCATTTACATACTATTTTTTGAGATGTCGGTTTTCAGACATATTAGGTATAACTGACAAAATCGACACTATTCTATAAGTCTAAAACATCCCCTGTTCATGCGCGTTCTGGGAGAGGATTTCTCATCAGGGGATGTGAGGCTCCAGGTCGAATCCGAGGAAGACCTCTGGCATCTCTTCAATGTGATAGAGGCAGGCGACCTTGTCACAGCATCCACGACCAGACGCGAGGAGAAGTCGGCAGACAAGATCCGTGCCGAGAAGATGGAGAAGAAGAGGATGACGCTGGGCATCCGCATCGAGAAGATCGACTTCTCCGACGAGGACCTGAGGCTGAAGCTCCTGGGAACCATCGAGACCGGACCACAGGACATAGGACAGCACCATACACTGATATTCGAGAACGGTGACAACCTCACACTCCACAAGGACAGATGGAGGACCACACAGATCGAGCGTATAAGGAGAGCCGTCACCGATTCCAAGAAACCGCGTATTATATTCGTGTCCCTGGACCAGGACGAGGCGACGATAGCCGTTCTGCGGCAGTTCGGGCTGAAGGAGATTACCACCATACGCTCGGGCAGGTCCGGGAAACAGTACGAGGAGAAACCTTCGGTGGACGGCTACCACGGGGAGATCTATTCGAAGCTCAAGCTCATCCTGGAGCCCAATATGCCGATAGTCCTTCTGGGGCCCGGGTTCGAGAAGGAGGACCTGGCAGAGGACCTGAAGAAGATAGACCCCAATGCGTTCGGGAAGCTCTACGTGTACCACACTGGACAATCCGGGATGGTCGGCATCAACGAACTGATGAAGGCCGGCATGGGGGCGGACATCCTCAGGGAATCGTCCGTCGGAGCGGAAATCGAGGCTGTGGAGCAGCTCATGACGGAGATAGCGAAGGACGGACTGGGCACATACGGTCCGGAGGAGGTCCGCAACGCCGCCATGTCCGGGGCGGTGGATAAACTGCTCATCCTGGACTCCAAGGTCCGCGAGAACGACCTGGACGACATCGTGCGCGCGGTCGAATCCCAGAAAGGCTCGATCATCATAGTGTCGAGTCAGCACGACGGCGGCAAGGAGTTGCAGGCCCTGGGCGGTCTCGGAGCACTCCTCCGCTACAAGATGTGAGCCCATCTGGCTCGATCATCCCTTTCCTTGTTTCATAAGATAATTGAAGATTCGGCGTGTAAACACCGTTATCATCTCAAAGGCTAGAGAGCGGCTCATCGCATTATAAACTGGGATAGTCTGTATGTAATCATGAATGTCGATTTGGCGATTAATTCGATACTCAGTGAGAAGAACGTTGCGAGCATCCTCGTGTACCTGTATGTCTTCGGACCCAAGACAAGGAGCGAGCTGTACAAGAGCGTGTCATCGAACCCCCGCATGCCTGTGAAGCTGCAGATGCTGTCCGACTACGGACTGATCAAGGAGGGCGACAAGAACTACGGGATGGTGAAGACCGTGGAACTCAGCGATATCGGAAAGAAGTACGCCGGTTACCTGTGCGACATGGAGAAGCTTCTGGGCGGCAGCCTGGAGGCTTACAAGTGGAACATCATCAGGACGAACGTCCAGAAGTCTGGGATCCACATCAAGTGACTTCACTCGTAGCTGCGCTTGTCGGTGACGTGCACGGCCTTGCCCTCGAACCTCGGCAGGGAACCCGGGAGGCAGAGCTTGACCTCAGCCTTGATGTTCAGTACGTCCTTGAGGCGCCTGGAGAGTTCGGATGACATCCTGTTCAGCTCCACCATGTCCTCGGTGAGGGACTCCTCGGTCAATTCGACCTCGACGAGCATGTTGTCCATGTAGTTCTCGTTGGTGAGCGTGAGGTGGTAGAACGGAGAGAGCCACGGGATCTCACCTATGACGCTCTCGATCTGACTGGGGAACACGTTGACTCCGCGGACAACGAGCATGTCGTCGGTCCTTCCGGAGATCCTCATGAGCCTAGGGTGCGTCCTTCCGCACTTGCATGGGGTCCAATCGATGGCCGAGATGTCACCGATCTTGTATCTAATGAGGGGGAAGGCCTCCTTCTGGAGCATGGTGATGACGATCGCCCCCCTCTCTCCCTCCTTGCAGGGCTGGTCGTTCTCGTCGAGGATCTCGACGTAGGCCAGATCTGCCCAGAGGTGGAGTCCGTTCTGCTCCACGCACTCGAGGAACATGGGGCCGTAGAACTCGCTGGCCCCGTAACAGTTGTAGGTCTTGATACCGGTACGCTCCTCAAGCTTCTTCCTCATGCTCTCGGACCAGGGCTCGCCTCCGGCGATACCCTTGCGGACCTTGGTGTCCTTCCTGATGTCGACACCCAACTGGTCGCAGACATCCGCGATGTGGAAGTAGTAGGAGGGGGTTCCCGCCAGAGCGGTCACCGGGAGGTCCTGCATTAGCTGGATCTGCCTGCTGGTATTGCCGGTGCTGATGGGGAGGACGGTTGCACCGATCCTCTCTGCACCGTAATGCACTCCGAGGCCTCCGGTGAAGAGACCGTATCCATGCATGTTCTGGAGCATGTCCTTCTTGGTCATCCCGAACGAGGTCATACCCCTTGCGAGCGCCTCGGTCCAGTTGTCGAGGTCCTTCTTGGTGTATCCGACGACGGTTGGCTTTCCTGTGGTACCGGAGGACACGTGGATCCTGACGAGGTCGTCATAGGGGACGACGAAGAGCTTATCTGGATAGTTGTCACGGAGGTCAGTCTTCTTCATGAAGGGGACTCTTCTGAAATCCTCGAAACTGTTGATGTCCTCGGGTTTGACCCCTGCGTCATCCATCCTCTTCCTGAAGAATTCGGACTTTCCGTACATCTCCTTGACCTTCTCCTTAAGGAGGCGGAGCTGCATCTTCTCGAGTTCCTCGCGGGGCATCGTTTCAAGTTCTTCGTTCCAGAAAGCCATTTCGAACACCAATGATGTGTGCTATCACATAGCACGGTTATTTCGTATATCTTGAAGCGCTATAAAAAGGGTTGTTAACGCGCGTGAATATGATAAGGGAAAAAGGGGTCGGGATGACCCCTGTATGATCCTCAAGGAAGGACGACAGAACCGGCGACCCTGAGCTTGCCGCCCTCTAGGTACATGATGATTGCCTTGTCACCGGGCTTGTGGATCATGTCGTCGTCGAGCTCGAATGTAACGTTGGCAGACCTGAAGTCATCGCCGTTGTCCACGGATGTGATCCTGCAGGGTACCATCTGCATCCAGTGGCCGATGTGGACGACCATGCCCTCCTTGAGAGGGGATGACCAGAACTTAACAAGGGAAACCTTCCCGGACACGGAGCGGCTCATCTTCACGGACGGGTCGGTGGTGACCACGAATCCCCTGTCCAGCTCATCCGACTCGATACCCCTGAGGGCGAGACCGACATGGTCCCCCTTGATACCGTCTGCGGCATCGATATCGTGCTTCTGGATGGACTTAAGGATGACCTCCTTCTTGGTGGGGAAGACGGTCATCTTGTCGTGGACCTTGAAATATCCGTCGATGACAGATCCGAGGACGACGGTCCCGACACCTTTGACGTTGAAATGGCTGTCCACGGGACAGGAACCACAGGTACCAGCGCCAGCCTCCTTGGACTGGGCCTTGGCCATGCCTATGAGCTCCTCCCTGAGCTTGATGGGGTCGTCCTCGCGGTACTCGTAGTGCTCCAGTGCCGTTCCGGACAGGAGCGGTGCCAGCTGTTCGGGCTGGATGTAGTTCTGGAGTACGACGAATCCCTTGTCGAGTCCGAGGGAGTCCGCCATGACGATGGTCTCGCCGAGGAATGAATCGATCTTGTCCACGACGAGAATCGCGAACTCGGACATCGCGACAGAGTAGAACAACGAGGAGAGCTTCTCCGGGAACTTGGAGGGCTCTATGAGCGTGAACGAGTCGTGCCCGTCCTTGTACTCGTAGAAGGTCATGTCGGTGACAGTGCCCTTCTTCCCGATCTTCCCTGCGTAGTCCTTTGCACCCAGTACTGCGATGTTGAGGTTTCCCATTTGATCAAATCTCCGAATCGGACACCAGCCTGATCTTCTCCGCGGCGATGACGCTCACGGCCTTCTCGGGGTCGTCGACCCTTATGAAGAAGATCGCCTTGTCCTTGTAGGAATAGGCGTATCCGTATTCGATGTTTATATTTGCCTTTCCGAGGGCGTCCGCAGCCTGGAAGAGAGCACCGGGCGTATCCTCGAGATAGACTCCGATGACATCCGTCTTCTTGACGATGATGCCTTTCTGCTTCAGGGCATCATAGGAAGCATCGGGGTCGTCGACGATGGTCCTGAGGATACCGAACTCCGTGGATTCGGCGAGATTGAATGCCCTCATGTTGACCTTGCATTCCTTGAGGACGGAAGATATGTAAGCGAGACGTCCGGGCTCGTTGTTGACGAATATCGATAGCTGCGTGATTATGTTGGACATTCAGATCACCCTGTTGTCAATTACCCTCTTGGCCTTCCCTTCGAACCTGGGCAGCTCTCCGGGCTCCTTGAGCTCCACTGTGACAGCGATATTGAGGTATTTCTTTAAAGCCGATTCGATGCGGCGCTTGAGGCTGAGCATCTCCTCCATGTTGTCGCTGAAGGCCTCCGGCTTGATCTCGATCTGGATCGTGAGGTTGTCGAGTGCCCCCTCCCTTGTCACGTAGATCATGTACTGGTCACCGACCTCGGGGATCTGCATGAGGGTGTACTCGATCTGACTGGGGAATACGTTGATTCCGCGGACGATGAGCATATCGTCCGACCTTCCGGTGATCCTTGCGATCCTGGGCGAGGTCCTTCCGCAGGGACACGGCGAATAGTCGATGGATGTGATGTCCTTGATGCGGTACCTGATGAGGGGGAATGCCTGCTTCTTTAGCATGGTGACGACGAGCTCTCCCCTGGATCCCTCGGGGAGGACCTCCTCCGTATCGGGGTCGATGACCTCGACGTACATGATGTCGGCAGGGATGTGGATACCGTTGTGGCACGGACAGTCCGTGAACATCGGTCCCGCCTGCTCGGAGGTACCATAGATGTCGAATGTCTCGATTCCGGTTGCATCCTCGATCTTCTTCTTCATTGACTCCGACCAGGGCTCCGCTCCGAGGAACGCAAGCCTGACCTTGGTGTCCTTCCTGAAGTCCACGCCCATCTTCTTGGCGACATCGATTAGATGAATGAAGTACGAAGGCGTGCATGCGATGGCGGTCACACCGAGATCCATCATCAGCTCGATCTGCCTCTCGGAGTTGCCTGTGCTGGCAGGGAGGACGGTGGCTCCGACCTTCTCTCCTCCGTAGTGGAGACCGAGACCTCCTGTGAACAGTCCGTATCCGTAACAGACCTGAAGGGTATCGTCCGGACCGAGTCCGGCGGATGTGAGCGATCTTGCGAGGGCGTCGCTCCAGTACTCCAGGTCATCCCTGGTGTATCCTACGAGGGTCGGCTTTCCGGTGGTTCCGGAGGATACATGATACCTGACGATCTGGTTGTTAGGTACGTTGAACATCTTGGTCGGGTAGTTGTCGCGGAGATCCTGCTTGTACATGAATGGGAGCTTAGAGATGTCCTCTATGCACTTGATATCCTCGGGCTTGACCCCCTTGGAATCCATCCTCTCGCGGTAGAACTGGTTGGTCTCGTATAGTCTCGTGACCTGCTCTTTCAGTTCCTCATACTGGATCTTCTTCAGTTCGTCCAGCGGCATGCATTCAATCTTCGGGTTCCAGAACATAGTATTCCCAACCTTCGTCCTATTGACACACCGACTATCTAACGATATATTATAAGTACTGCTCAAAAGAAGGTAAATTGGTAGGTGGTTACGAAATTCGTAAACAATGATAGCAATGACTCCTAACTCGGGAATGACCTACCTTCTGTTCACAGTAAAGCATTAATAATTTAGCTTTAACCTAAATTCAAAGGCTTCCGATACGTTACGATTAACAACACTCAGCATAATGTCCCGTCGTGAACAGCGTCTCCGAGGAATTGGGAATCTTCATCGACGGCGTAGGCTCGATGATCACAGATGTGGAGAACCATATAGCCACCAGGCAGAACGATTTCCGTTCCATGTGCTTCTACAACATCCACAACCGCGGAGTCCTCACAAGGGAGATAGTCACGCTTCTGGACAAGTCGGTCAGACCGTTCCAGGATGGTGATGCGGAGGACCAGGAGACAGAGAGAATCATCGTCGTGACCAGGGGGCTGTTCACCGATACCATGTCATCTATTGAGAAGGCCGCCAAGGACTGCCTCCCGGCCTATTGGATGAACGATATCAAGGACAAGGCCCTGGAGAAGAACACCTACCTCTACCTGAGGAACATAATCGCCGCCTCCGCCGAGAAGGGCCTGGTGTCCAAGGAGGAGCACAGGGATTGGGAGCTACTGTTCCTGATGAGGAATCTGGTACTCCACAACAACTCCGTCGCGGACCGCTCGATGATATTCGAGATGGACGACCTGAAGATCTCGATGCGCCCAGACAGGATGATGAAGGGTCCCACCGTAACATTCGTCAAGCTCTCCGAGAAGGCCGTAGAACTGTTCTATAACTGGCTGAAAGCCGTGAACGAGGCCTACAGGAGATGAAGCAGGAAGACCTTTGGAACGAACTCTATTCCCGCAACTCCGTCCAATGGAGAGGGAACACCGTCATCCCCATCCCTAACAAGGGGAAAGCCCTGGACCTTGGATGCGGCAACGGCAAGACTACATCGGTCCTGATCGACGAGGGCTATGAGACCACTGGTCTGGACTTTTCAAGCGTGGCCGTTGAGAGGTGCTGGGCACGCTTCCCCGAATCCGAATTCGTCGTGTCCTCAGTACTGGAGATGCCCTTCGGCGACGAGACCTTCGATTACGTTACTGCAGTCCACATCCTGGAGCATCTGGGACAAGATGATCTGATGACTGCCGCCAAGGAGATACGGAGAGTGCTGAGGAAGGACGGCTTCGTCTTCATACGCAGTTTCACGCCGGATGACATGCGCTCCAAGGACAGGGAAGGTTCAGACATCCGCTACATCTTCCATGGTCTGGAAGAGCTTCTGGAGGCCTTCTCCGGTTTCGACATCCTGGAATCGGGCATCCGCGAGGACAGGACCAGATTCGGTACCACCAGGTCACGCGTGGAGATCCTAGCGAGGAAGAAACGACTCCCAGCGTAAGTATAAAAGCAGGAAGTCAATCCCTCATCCATGAAATGCTCCAAGTGCGGCCACGACAATCCCGAAGATGCGCTGTTCTGCGAGGAATGCGATTGGAAACTGGGCGAGACATACGTCCCCGAGGTCAAGATCGACCGTTCCATAACATGCTATCTCGCCCTCGTCATCGGTATCGCCGCCATCGCATGCATGCTCCTGAACCTCAGTCTCTACTCGTTCATCGTCCTGGGTGCCATCGGCCTCATGGTGGGAGGCTACTCGTTCAGCGTACCGATGCTCCTCGGGAAGTCCAACAAGACCTTCCTGATGGCCATCAGCGCCGTGGGTCTCGGACTGAGCGTCATCTCTTTCATCTACGGAATCTACCTGCTCGCGTGATCCGATGGCAGTCTACCGCGGAAAGTACATCCTGGAGGGCCTAGACGAGATCACCCCGGAGATGGAACACAACCTGGACATCGCCTACGAGATCTGCCTCTCGTTCAAGGA of the methanogenic archaeon mixed culture ISO4-G1 genome contains:
- a CDS encoding GNAT family acetyltransferase; protein product: MKLKSVKVGKISDEVRSLYNCAFPHFERIPEKNLERAMVNGATIREYFDGDVFVGFTYEYVHNDMVYLGYFATMPSVRGKGYGKKILDAFRSFHQGKKIFLLVESLEPKADNIDMRMRRINFYIRNGCNDPRFRAKSDGYWYDCLYMQGAPTREEVVDIIHRFEKSHSGFAS
- a CDS encoding carbamoyl-phosphate synthase large subunit CarB, producing MRKDYKKVLVIGSGPIVIGQAAEFDFSGTQACRALREEGYKTVLVNSNPATIQTDTETADAVYIEPLNAETVAKIIEKEGVDGVVSGMGGQTGLNICSELAENGTLDRLHCHLIGTQPDAIAKSEDRELFKEAMMKIGEPVPKSASVNTIEEAIAAANMIGRYPVLVRPAFTLGGTGGGIAYDEEELKEITAHGLAYSRIHQVLIEESVLGWKEIEFEVMRDSNDSCIIICNMENIDPMGIHTGESIVCAPILTLSEKHVEKLRNATLKVMRELNIEGGCNVQFAFNPENGDYRLIEVNPRVSRSSALASKATGYPIARVSMKIGLGYTLDEIPNKVTGTTMSAFEPSVDYVVLKIARWPFDKFRTVDRHLGTQMKSTGETMAIGRTFEEALLKGLRSLEIGVNGLDRFDVLDKDIEDLLKNATDQRIFVMGEALRRGWTPDKIAELTHWDVFFIRKLQNIIRMEYRIKAGLTPELLKEAKEMGFSDEAIGELAGKDSMDIRDMRKKQGIIPVYKMVDTCAGEFDAKAPYFYSTYAKHSEAIQVKDKKKVVIVGGGPIRIGQGIEFDYCCVHGVMALQEEGVDAVIVNNNPETVSTDFDMSDRLYFEPLALSDVLNVIEAEDADGVICQYGGQTSVNLAVDLEKALKGTKTKILGTTPDDMDVAEDRRRFSKLMDDLKIKQPASGTGYSFEEAKQIAGDIGYPVIVRPSYVLGGRAMEIVYSVEDLKTYVESAVKVSRNHPILIDKYLTDAIEIDVDCVSDGEDVYVGGILEHVEYAGCHSGDATMVMPPRVIGKDIVDRILDITKRVAIALHIKGLMNLQLAVKGDEIYMIEANPRASRTVPFISKATGIQMAKIATKIMLGKKLKDFGLTGYKQLDHYAVKEVVFPFLKLPGVDTILTPEMKSTGEVMGIDENFYAACYKAQVAAGCNYPVESGGVYITVNDNDKEKILPMAKELDEMGFTIYATTGTAKYLIDHGVPVATLYKVSENMAPNAMSAMREGKIQMIINTPVQKSGAIRDGASMRRLAVELQIPIVTTIQGAAMTVGAIKVAREGKTGVRSLTEFHRLVN
- a CDS encoding carbamoyl-phosphate synthase small subunit CarA — translated: MTEGYLVLEDGTIFDGQLFGANIEKAGEVVFSTGGVDGYQETLTDPASKGQIIVLTYPLVGNYGIADEFNQSDKIHANGLVIKELCTEPSPYYHGGLLADFMAEKGAVGLTGVDTRELTLKIRKNGSMKGKIVRKGADIDNVVAELKRIDIDTSVSGVSPKDVKKINNHKDVCVAVIDCGTRMGLYEVLADRFNVIRFPYNAKPEDILATGAKGLIVSSGPGNPCSDELKETVDTVKALFGKMPIMGIALGCDIVALASGAKILPMKFGHHGCNQPVKIKGQICMTAQSQDFCIDPESIDAAGLEVTQTNLNDNVIEGFKHKMYPIFGYEYHPEGKPGPDDTVFLFDDFLAVIKGVSQ
- a CDS encoding mRNA surveillance protein pelota, whose amino-acid sequence is MRVLGEDFSSGDVRLQVESEEDLWHLFNVIEAGDLVTASTTRREEKSADKIRAEKMEKKRMTLGIRIEKIDFSDEDLRLKLLGTIETGPQDIGQHHTLIFENGDNLTLHKDRWRTTQIERIRRAVTDSKKPRIIFVSLDQDEATIAVLRQFGLKEITTIRSGRSGKQYEEKPSVDGYHGEIYSKLKLILEPNMPIVLLGPGFEKEDLAEDLKKIDPNAFGKLYVYHTGQSGMVGINELMKAGMGADILRESSVGAEIEAVEQLMTEIAKDGLGTYGPEEVRNAAMSGAVDKLLILDSKVRENDLDDIVRAVESQKGSIIIVSSQHDGGKELQALGGLGALLRYKM